Proteins encoded by one window of Patescibacteria group bacterium:
- a CDS encoding transglycosylase SLT domain-containing protein: MNSNNPIDLSDAKQEVMTEEEDMKLWVLNEVEKAGLNIKEAETIINCESRWQPDAIGVNKNGTYDVGLWQINSIHKNMTNADKMDYKEATKWAIDKRLRDGSWSAWSCSRKLYK; this comes from the coding sequence ATGAACAGCAATAACCCGATTGATTTAAGCGATGCGAAACAAGAAGTTATGACCGAAGAGGAAGATATGAAGCTTTGGGTCTTAAATGAAGTGGAGAAAGCCGGGCTTAATATTAAAGAAGCCGAAACCATCATCAACTGCGAAAGCCGTTGGCAACCTGACGCTATTGGCGTCAACAAGAACGGTACTTATGATGTCGGCCTTTGGCAGATTAACAGCATCCATAAAAATATGACCAATGCGGATAAAATGGATTATAAAGAAGCGACCAAATGGGCGATTGATAAAAGATTGAGAGATGGAAGTTGGAGCGCTTGGTCTTGTTCACGTAAACTTTATAAGTAA